The Leptospira andrefontaineae genome has a segment encoding these proteins:
- a CDS encoding LuxR C-terminal-related transcriptional regulator, protein MKLYKIAILEDDPAFASQCKERLKKMNRVTKVEVYNSAEEFPKEKDLPYDLVFVDIDLPGKSGLDFISERYSADSKTNYAILSAFESEEALFKALKAGAIGYILKKDVGDIQEKVEILLEGGGILSPGLAARVIQSFRKTSKKEVEILSNREKKVLDMIVDGKRTKEIATSLGTKEGTVRVQIKSIFRKLHVNSRLELVRKFS, encoded by the coding sequence GTGAAATTATACAAAATTGCAATCTTAGAAGATGATCCTGCATTCGCGAGCCAGTGTAAAGAAAGATTAAAAAAAATGAATAGAGTTACTAAGGTAGAAGTTTATAATTCTGCCGAGGAATTTCCTAAAGAAAAAGATCTTCCTTATGACTTAGTATTCGTGGATATAGATCTTCCCGGTAAAAGTGGTTTGGATTTTATTTCAGAAAGGTATTCGGCTGATTCTAAAACAAACTATGCAATATTATCTGCATTTGAATCCGAAGAGGCTTTATTCAAGGCTCTAAAAGCAGGAGCGATAGGTTATATATTAAAAAAAGATGTGGGAGATATCCAAGAAAAAGTCGAGATACTTTTGGAAGGGGGAGGGATACTTTCTCCGGGACTTGCCGCCAGAGTCATCCAATCTTTCCGTAAAACTTCTAAAAAGGAAGTGGAAATACTGTCCAATCGAGAAAAGAAAGTGCTGGATATGATCGTGGACGGTAAAAGAACAAAGGAAATCGCGACTTCCCTAGGTACTAAAGAAGGAACTGTAAGAGTACAGATCAAAAGTATATTCAGAAAGCTGCATGTGAATTCCAGATTGGAATTAGTGAGAAAATTCTCTTAA